In Methanothrix sp., a genomic segment contains:
- a CDS encoding mechanosensitive ion channel, whose amino-acid sequence MTISDQITQILGPMSSNITIALIILIVGWIVALAVSSTIGKALRRTSMDERIVRMALGEERARSIDSNQWITRIIYYILLFFVVVAFFEALGLTMVAQPLNAMLTVVFAYIPKLFAAILIAIVAIVLAMLLKRVILRVLRSAKVDEGLGSRAGLEGKEMPLSQTVAEIVFYLVLLLFLPMVLNALSLGGLLEPLQVMMAKMLSFLPNLLAAAVILLLGWFVARIVQRILTSLLVAFGSERLSERVGLSRVLGQRGLAGLLGLIVYALILIPVLMAALQALDLVSVTGPISNMLNQILAAIPSVFGAILILAIAYVLGKIVAELATNLLAAAGFDSILVWLGLGKEPAEGEKSPSQVAGILALVAIMLFALIEASRILNFTLMADLIYEFIIFAGQVLMGLVILALGIYLANLAYSTVMASSSSQAKILAQAARISILVFSGAVALRHMGLADEIINLAFGLLLGAIAVAIALAFGLGGREIAAQEIERWLRSLR is encoded by the coding sequence ATGACAATAAGCGATCAGATAACTCAGATCTTGGGGCCGATGAGCTCCAATATCACTATTGCCCTGATCATCCTCATTGTGGGATGGATCGTGGCCCTGGCTGTAAGCTCAACCATTGGCAAAGCGCTACGCCGCACCTCGATGGATGAAAGGATCGTCCGCATGGCATTGGGAGAGGAGAGGGCCAGGTCTATAGATTCAAATCAGTGGATCACTCGGATAATATATTATATATTATTATTCTTTGTAGTGGTGGCGTTCTTTGAGGCCTTAGGCCTTACAATGGTTGCTCAACCACTGAATGCGATGCTGACTGTGGTCTTCGCCTATATCCCCAAGCTCTTTGCTGCAATCCTGATAGCGATCGTCGCTATAGTCCTGGCCATGCTCCTCAAGAGGGTGATATTGAGAGTGCTTCGATCGGCAAAGGTGGATGAGGGGCTGGGCAGCAGGGCAGGGCTGGAGGGAAAGGAGATGCCCTTGAGCCAGACCGTTGCCGAGATCGTATTCTATCTGGTGTTGCTACTCTTTTTGCCCATGGTCCTCAATGCCCTCTCATTGGGCGGCCTTCTCGAGCCGCTACAGGTGATGATGGCCAAGATGCTGAGCTTCCTGCCCAATCTGCTTGCTGCAGCAGTGATCCTCCTTCTCGGCTGGTTTGTCGCCCGCATTGTGCAAAGGATCCTCACCAGCCTGCTGGTGGCCTTTGGCTCGGAGAGGCTGAGCGAGAGGGTGGGCCTCTCCCGGGTTTTAGGCCAGCGAGGGCTGGCCGGCTTGCTCGGCCTGATAGTCTATGCTCTGATACTGATCCCTGTCCTCATGGCTGCGCTTCAGGCCCTGGATCTGGTCTCAGTCACAGGACCCATATCCAATATGCTCAATCAGATATTAGCTGCCATCCCCTCTGTATTCGGGGCCATTTTGATCCTGGCCATCGCTTATGTGCTGGGCAAGATCGTGGCAGAGCTGGCCACAAACCTTCTGGCAGCGGCTGGATTCGACTCCATACTGGTCTGGCTGGGCCTGGGAAAGGAGCCGGCAGAGGGAGAGAAGAGCCCCTCTCAGGTGGCGGGGATCTTGGCGTTGGTGGCGATAATGCTCTTCGCCCTGATAGAGGCATCAAGAATCCTCAACTTCACCCTCATGGCCGATCTGATCTATGAGTTCATCATCTTCGCCGGGCAGGTTCTGATGGGATTGGTGATACTGGCTCTGGGCATTTACCTGGCCAATTTGGCCTATAGCACAGTGATGGCCAGCAGCAGCAGCCAGGCGAAGATACTGGCCCAGGCAGCCAGGATCTCCATATTGGTCTTCTCCGGGGCTGTGGCCCTCAGGCACATGGGGCTGGCAGATGAGATCATCAACCTCGCCTTTGGGCTGCTGCTGGGCGCTATAGCTGTGGCCATAGCCTTGGCGTTCGGACTGGGCGGAAGGGAGATCGCCGCACAGGAGATTGAGAGGTGGCTGAGGTCGCTGAGATGA
- a CDS encoding RDD family protein: MEELVLARWVDRFWAWLIDVLLMGLVWHRLSILLRVEAVQLEGALMLSCLLFLYWTVLEGYRGQSLGKMLLNIVVVGPYGEAIGYRDSAVQSFGKAFLLPADLLIGLFAFRGGRQRLFNRLSDTVVREQIL, translated from the coding sequence TTGGAGGAACTGGTGCTGGCCAGATGGGTCGATCGCTTCTGGGCCTGGCTGATAGATGTTCTCTTGATGGGCTTGGTCTGGCATAGGCTTAGCATCCTCCTGAGAGTCGAGGCGGTGCAGCTGGAGGGAGCGCTGATGCTATCCTGCCTGTTATTCCTCTACTGGACGGTGCTGGAAGGCTATCGGGGGCAGTCCCTGGGAAAGATGCTGCTCAATATCGTTGTCGTGGGCCCTTATGGAGAGGCCATCGGCTACAGGGACTCAGCGGTGCAGTCCTTTGGCAAGGCCTTTCTTCTCCCCGCCGATCTTCTGATAGGCCTCTTTGCCTTCCGGGGAGGGCGGCAGAGGCTCTTTAACCGGCTCTCGGATACAGTTGTAAGAGAGCAGATTCTCTGA
- a CDS encoding COG1361 S-layer family protein has translation MEIKYAIALAFMFILLAPGSAQNSYIPLELGGDNYYTMYGSPDISASISGTDEFERGDTVTLLLDLTNYGRIIGFKQDQTPQNAKEYALASAELQEEHKKPTALGITTTLVSGSPLIDVKSGAQVVESLRSGDKTQSPLKFTIKIGEHAPAGEYPLHLNMTYDYQDNVRVYASKLVSEGGTSTFSNYRVSYVYQKANQTVPITIRVKRQADFVIQKTTASLVAGGKRQEIYATYKNIGEDPVRDAVARLSIFKPFSSTDDQAFIGSLDPGDESTVLFRMDVDSDATPKDYGISSEIKYTDVKGETVISESMKIPVRVEPAARSLLLPAALVLILLIVLGGYIYSKRQRKP, from the coding sequence ATGGAAATTAAGTATGCCATCGCCCTGGCCTTTATGTTCATCCTCCTGGCTCCCGGGTCGGCCCAGAACAGCTACATACCCCTGGAGCTTGGCGGTGACAATTATTATACTATGTACGGCAGCCCGGATATATCGGCAAGCATCTCCGGCACAGATGAGTTCGAGCGGGGAGACACCGTCACCCTCCTCCTCGATCTGACCAACTATGGCCGGATCATAGGCTTCAAGCAGGACCAGACACCCCAGAATGCCAAGGAGTATGCCCTGGCCAGTGCAGAGTTGCAGGAGGAGCACAAGAAGCCCACAGCGCTGGGGATCACCACCACCCTCGTCTCCGGGAGTCCTCTGATAGATGTCAAATCCGGCGCCCAGGTGGTCGAATCACTCCGGTCGGGGGATAAGACCCAGTCCCCTCTGAAGTTCACCATAAAGATCGGAGAGCATGCCCCTGCTGGCGAGTACCCACTCCACTTGAATATGACCTATGATTATCAGGATAACGTCCGGGTTTATGCCTCCAAGCTGGTCAGTGAAGGGGGCACATCCACCTTCTCCAACTACCGGGTCTCCTATGTCTATCAGAAGGCCAACCAGACGGTGCCCATCACCATCCGGGTGAAGAGGCAGGCGGATTTTGTGATCCAGAAGACCACTGCATCTCTTGTTGCCGGGGGCAAGAGGCAGGAGATTTATGCCACATACAAGAATATCGGCGAGGATCCGGTGCGAGATGCCGTGGCCAGGCTCTCCATCTTCAAGCCCTTCTCCTCCACTGATGATCAGGCCTTCATTGGATCTTTGGATCCTGGGGATGAGAGCACAGTCCTATTCCGGATGGATGTCGATTCCGATGCCACGCCCAAAGATTATGGCATAAGCAGTGAGATCAAGTATACCGATGTCAAGGGAGAGACGGTGATCTCGGAGAGCATGAAAATACCAGTCAGGGTCGAGCCTGCTGCCCGCTCCCTTCTCCTGCCGGCAGCCCTGGTGCTGATCCTTCTGATCGTTCTGGGCGGCTATATCTACAGCAAGAGGCAGAGGAAGCCCTGA
- a CDS encoding potassium/proton antiporter, which yields MISLEFLLLGVAVMLLLSVVSSKASTQLGVPTLVLFLLIGMLAGSDGPGGIEFNNPWMAQYLGTVALIFILFAGGLDTKWKEVKPVLWQGAVLATLGVILTAIIVGYAAYYVLDFSLLEAMLLAAIISSTDAAAVFSILRSKHISLKGDLRPLLELESGSNDPMAIFLTTSLIGLIIGDVSTPTALLPMFAQQMALGAVFGYIMGRGMAIIINRIRLDYRGLYPLLTTSLVMLAYALTASLGGNGFLAVYLAGLGLGKHSFIHKRSLIDDHDSLAWLMQIAMFLTLGLLVFPSQLLPVVGIGLFICSVLMFLARPMAVLICLLPFRRIPIKERVMISWVGLRGSVPIILATFPLVSGVQKADMIFNVVFFVVLTSVLVQGSSIPFFARRLGLDAPLALLPEPPEGVAGKEGWEPLVKLKVLSGSSADGKQIADLNLPDDTWIAVLRREGHPIRPGGSTILKGGDRLSVQSSGASLDLLRSLVEKKEIPADGGQAGHQET from the coding sequence ATGATATCGCTGGAGTTCCTTCTGCTGGGAGTGGCCGTAATGCTCCTCTTAAGCGTGGTATCCAGCAAAGCATCCACTCAGCTGGGTGTGCCAACTCTGGTCCTCTTCCTGCTGATTGGCATGCTAGCCGGATCGGATGGGCCAGGGGGAATAGAGTTCAATAACCCCTGGATGGCCCAGTACCTGGGGACAGTGGCCCTGATCTTCATCCTCTTCGCCGGCGGCCTGGACACCAAATGGAAGGAGGTCAAGCCCGTTCTTTGGCAGGGGGCGGTTCTCGCCACACTGGGGGTCATCCTCACTGCTATAATCGTCGGCTATGCCGCCTATTACGTCCTGGACTTCAGCCTTCTTGAGGCAATGCTCCTGGCGGCGATCATCTCCTCCACCGACGCGGCGGCAGTGTTCTCCATCCTCCGTTCGAAGCATATCAGTCTGAAGGGGGATCTAAGGCCCCTCTTGGAGCTGGAGTCGGGCAGCAATGATCCCATGGCCATCTTCCTGACCACCAGCCTGATTGGATTGATCATTGGAGATGTCTCCACCCCCACTGCTCTGCTCCCCATGTTTGCCCAGCAGATGGCCCTGGGAGCGGTATTCGGCTATATCATGGGCCGGGGAATGGCCATCATCATCAATCGGATTCGCCTTGATTACCGGGGGCTTTATCCCCTGCTGACCACATCGCTGGTCATGCTGGCCTATGCACTGACCGCCTCTCTGGGAGGAAATGGTTTTCTGGCTGTGTACCTGGCCGGGCTGGGCCTGGGCAAGCACTCCTTTATTCACAAGCGCAGCCTGATAGACGATCATGACAGCCTGGCCTGGCTGATGCAGATCGCCATGTTCTTGACCTTGGGCCTGCTGGTCTTCCCCTCGCAGCTCCTTCCAGTGGTGGGCATTGGCCTGTTCATCTGCTCGGTCCTGATGTTCCTGGCCCGGCCGATGGCCGTCCTCATATGTCTGCTCCCCTTCCGGAGGATTCCGATCAAGGAGAGGGTCATGATCTCCTGGGTGGGCCTGCGGGGCTCAGTACCCATCATCCTGGCCACCTTCCCCCTTGTATCCGGGGTTCAGAAGGCGGATATGATCTTCAATGTGGTCTTCTTCGTGGTCCTGACCAGCGTACTGGTGCAGGGCTCCAGCATACCCTTCTTCGCCCGCAGGCTGGGCCTGGATGCTCCCCTGGCCCTCCTTCCCGAGCCACCGGAGGGGGTCGCGGGAAAGGAGGGATGGGAGCCTTTGGTCAAGCTCAAGGTCCTTTCCGGCAGCTCTGCTGATGGAAAGCAGATTGCAGACCTCAATCTGCCCGATGACACCTGGATTGCTGTCCTGAGAAGGGAGGGTCATCCCATTCGTCCTGGAGGGAGCACAATATTAAAGGGGGGTGATCGCCTCTCCGTCCAGTCCAGCGGCGCATCCCTTGATCTGCTCCGCTCCTTGGTGGAGAAAAAGGAGATCCCAGCAGATGGCGGTCAGGCGGGGCACCAGGAGACCTGA
- the lysA gene encoding diaminopimelate decarboxylase produces the protein MFGSKDHLSSLDGHLYIEEVDCCRLAAEEGTPLYVTSERRLRENIRRYHRAFPDADKYFAVKANGNLTILQIAAQEGMGADVFSAGELSLVRMAGIPRDMILFNGNSKSELDHAAALRAGVRISMDSNEELEHLARTACELGLEGEILFRVNPDVSPKTHPKIATGLRSSKFGISAEEVAGAYQRAMDLEGIRPVGLHCHIGSQILQTAPFAEAAERMMDILREVTAKGGEVERIDLGGGLGIQYHPDVPAPSPSDLAQAILPVIEDGCRDLGISPRLILEPGRSIVADSTIMLTRVNVVKRAAVNFAAVDAGFNALARPMLYDSYHHILPVDHAEEREEMIYTIVGPICESGDILARDRPLPRLVRGDILAFLDAGAYGFSMASQYNGQPRPAEILVSGDDWEVIRRREDASALLAGQTIPPRLMW, from the coding sequence ATGTTTGGATCCAAAGATCATCTCAGCTCTCTTGATGGCCATCTTTATATCGAGGAGGTCGATTGCTGCCGGCTGGCAGCAGAGGAGGGCACACCGCTTTATGTCACCTCTGAGAGAAGATTGCGGGAGAACATCCGCCGCTATCACAGAGCATTTCCGGATGCGGACAAATACTTTGCAGTGAAAGCCAACGGCAACCTCACCATCCTGCAGATCGCCGCCCAGGAGGGAATGGGGGCGGACGTATTCTCTGCCGGGGAGCTCTCCTTGGTCAGGATGGCAGGCATTCCCAGGGATATGATCCTCTTCAACGGCAACTCCAAAAGCGAGCTGGATCATGCTGCCGCCCTCCGGGCAGGGGTTCGCATATCAATGGACTCCAATGAGGAGCTGGAGCACCTGGCCCGGACCGCCTGCGAGCTGGGCCTGGAGGGGGAGATACTCTTCCGGGTCAACCCCGATGTATCGCCAAAGACCCATCCCAAGATCGCCACCGGCCTGAGATCCTCAAAGTTCGGCATCTCTGCAGAGGAGGTGGCAGGGGCCTATCAGAGGGCAATGGATCTGGAGGGCATAAGGCCGGTGGGACTGCACTGCCATATAGGCTCCCAGATTCTGCAGACCGCCCCCTTCGCCGAGGCGGCGGAGAGGATGATGGACATTCTGCGGGAGGTGACGGCAAAGGGGGGAGAGGTGGAAAGGATAGACCTGGGAGGAGGCCTGGGGATCCAGTACCATCCAGATGTCCCCGCCCCCTCGCCCTCGGATCTGGCCCAGGCCATCCTGCCAGTGATCGAGGATGGCTGCCGGGATCTGGGGATATCCCCCCGCCTCATACTGGAGCCGGGCAGGAGCATAGTGGCGGATAGCACCATTATGCTCACGAGGGTCAATGTGGTCAAGAGGGCTGCTGTCAACTTCGCCGCCGTTGATGCCGGCTTCAATGCTCTCGCCCGGCCCATGTTATATGACTCCTATCATCATATCCTGCCGGTCGATCATGCAGAGGAGCGGGAAGAGATGATCTACACCATCGTCGGCCCGATCTGCGAGAGCGGCGATATTCTGGCCCGGGACCGCCCTCTGCCCCGCCTGGTGAGGGGGGATATCCTGGCCTTCCTGGACGCCGGTGCCTATGGCTTCTCCATGGCCTCTCAGTACAATGGCCAGCCGAGGCCAGCAGAGATCCTGGTCTCTGGGGATGACTGGGAGGTCATCCGCCGCAGAGAGGATGCAAGCGCCCTGTTGGCCGGGCAGACCATCCCCCCCCGGCTGATGTGGTAG
- a CDS encoding hemerythrin domain-containing protein, whose protein sequence is MELKPPASLRREHEELHAELAETIEAGGNTGNAAKKVADILHAHFLKEEEYALPPLGMLPVLAEGTVLPEMQAVIELTDRLKADLGHMLKEHEEIVTALKSLIRAAEGEGNEKAVIFAEKLMFHAQTEEDVLYPASILIGEYLKLKLSRRLISQN, encoded by the coding sequence ATGGAACTCAAGCCACCAGCATCTCTGAGAAGGGAGCATGAAGAGCTTCATGCCGAGCTTGCAGAGACAATAGAGGCCGGCGGAAATACGGGCAATGCAGCGAAGAAGGTGGCCGACATCCTCCATGCTCATTTCTTGAAGGAGGAGGAGTATGCCCTTCCGCCGCTGGGCATGCTGCCGGTTCTGGCGGAGGGTACAGTCCTGCCCGAGATGCAAGCGGTAATAGAATTGACCGATCGATTGAAAGCCGATCTTGGGCATATGCTCAAGGAGCATGAAGAGATTGTGACCGCCCTCAAGTCCCTCATCAGAGCGGCAGAGGGGGAAGGGAATGAAAAGGCAGTGATCTTCGCCGAGAAGCTGATGTTCCATGCCCAGACAGAGGAAGATGTTCTTTATCCGGCGTCGATATTGATTGGCGAATATCTGAAGCTGAAGCTCTCCCGAAGATTAATATCGCAGAACTGA
- a CDS encoding pentapeptide repeat-containing protein, whose translation MPAACCPLPVFQLSGCQLSGCQLSGCQLSGCQLSGCQLSGFRL comes from the coding sequence ATGCCTGCTGCCTGCTGCCCGCTGCCTGTATTCCAGCTGTCTGGATGTCAGCTGTCTGGATGTCAGCTGTCTGGATGTCAGCTGTCTGGATGTCAGCTGTCTGGATGTCAGCTGTCTGGATTTCGGCTATGA
- a CDS encoding cupin domain-containing protein, producing MKTIKVMNASSKPNPHGVDARSLSDTENAQVVHITLQPGESLKKHVTPVDVIFYVLEGEGVVEIGEEKEVAVADTLIESPAKIPHRWINESNAVTRILVVKTPGQKEATRLL from the coding sequence ATGAAAACCATAAAAGTCATGAATGCCTCCAGCAAACCCAACCCCCACGGGGTGGATGCCCGGAGCCTCAGCGATACCGAGAACGCCCAGGTGGTACACATAACCCTGCAGCCGGGCGAGTCATTGAAAAAGCATGTCACCCCCGTGGATGTGATCTTCTATGTCCTGGAGGGGGAAGGGGTGGTGGAGATCGGTGAGGAGAAGGAGGTGGCAGTGGCCGACACTCTCATCGAGAGCCCGGCCAAGATCCCCCATCGCTGGATTAACGAGAGCAATGCCGTCACCCGGATCCTGGTGGTCAAGACCCCCGGGCAGAAGGAGGCAACGAGATTGCTCTGA
- a CDS encoding RND family transporter — MSNLERLGAWITANPAIIILAAFLLTLASFHYAQQIESQGMTTEAFISKDSALYQLYDHLYLENFGSDGNMILIEGDDVARDAVLRAILRLSDHMHQVEHVLGVQSVADWVADEEFRRRGIRQIPSQERIDEILAAAGPSIAHLMPDRGHTRVIIGMPTSSALTERQRNKLLVETERAVDWAELPSGYSVTITGDPSFQAAIVEMMNNTNGRILALCGVLMIVALLLFFNHVRWPLLPLPVVLLGIIWTLGAMGFLHIRMGMTTFAAFPIMVGIGIDYAIQFHNRMDEEVTKGKSVLEASARTVKYVAIPVLVALAVTEAGFFSLLSSTVPSTQDFGKMCMIGLFMCYLSALFVNMTILYQSEKRFPRGKKSAANSERGSPIGAFIESTASFSIQRWKTVLALALLLALAGNYADVLVPIETNSQNYIPSDLPPLIDLKHMKDIYGGTDSIKFLIQADDVTRPENLKWMDDFSRYLLTSREDRTDGATSIATYIKAANGGELPDESTRAREIIASLPASVSSAYMSGHNLAIIDVNIGNAQLNLGTEGMERLVRSYEDDLAWHTPPPGVSVRITGQPVLMTTVMDALTDGRVEMSLLGLLLIFLLLLLIYRDLIKALLPVLPMLVVIGWMGLVMYYGGLKYTPLTATLGALVLGVGSEYAILMMERFYEELANVGNPFDALKITANRIGSALVASGMAVIFGFGALIASPFNIISNFGVVTVMSVVLALVTTFTVFVVLAIRMEVQREVLENARLELKRAIALINNQRWRRCNGN; from the coding sequence ATGTCTAATTTGGAACGATTGGGCGCTTGGATCACCGCTAATCCTGCGATAATCATCCTGGCGGCATTTCTTCTGACACTGGCATCCTTCCACTACGCCCAGCAGATAGAGAGCCAGGGGATGACCACCGAGGCCTTCATCTCCAAGGACTCTGCCCTCTACCAGCTTTACGATCATCTTTATCTGGAGAACTTCGGCTCCGACGGCAATATGATACTCATCGAGGGCGATGATGTGGCACGGGATGCAGTCCTGAGAGCCATCCTCCGCCTATCGGATCATATGCACCAGGTGGAGCATGTCCTGGGGGTGCAGAGCGTGGCCGATTGGGTCGCCGATGAGGAGTTCAGGAGGAGGGGAATCCGTCAGATCCCCTCTCAGGAGAGGATAGACGAGATCCTGGCCGCTGCCGGCCCCTCCATCGCTCACCTGATGCCAGATCGGGGACACACCCGGGTCATCATTGGCATGCCCACCAGCTCCGCCCTGACTGAGAGGCAGAGGAACAAGCTTCTCGTGGAGACAGAGAGGGCTGTGGACTGGGCAGAGCTCCCCTCCGGCTACAGCGTGACCATCACCGGCGATCCCTCCTTTCAGGCGGCAATAGTGGAGATGATGAATAACACCAATGGCCGGATCCTTGCCCTATGTGGTGTGCTGATGATCGTGGCCCTGCTGCTCTTTTTCAATCATGTCCGCTGGCCTCTGCTCCCTTTGCCAGTGGTCCTGCTGGGCATCATCTGGACTCTGGGTGCCATGGGCTTCCTCCATATCCGAATGGGCATGACCACATTTGCCGCCTTTCCCATAATGGTCGGGATTGGCATAGATTATGCCATCCAGTTCCATAACCGTATGGATGAAGAGGTGACCAAAGGCAAGAGCGTCCTGGAGGCCTCTGCCAGAACTGTGAAATATGTGGCCATCCCGGTTCTCGTCGCCCTGGCGGTAACCGAGGCTGGCTTCTTCTCCCTTCTCAGCTCCACCGTTCCCTCGACTCAGGACTTCGGAAAGATGTGCATGATCGGCCTATTCATGTGCTACCTATCAGCCCTGTTTGTGAATATGACCATCCTTTATCAGTCGGAAAAGAGGTTCCCCAGAGGGAAGAAGAGCGCTGCAAATTCTGAGAGAGGCTCGCCGATCGGCGCTTTCATTGAGAGCACTGCCAGCTTCAGCATCCAGAGATGGAAGACGGTGCTTGCCCTGGCTTTGCTTTTGGCCCTGGCGGGAAATTATGCTGATGTTCTGGTCCCCATAGAGACGAACTCCCAGAACTATATCCCCTCTGATCTGCCCCCTCTGATCGACCTGAAGCACATGAAAGATATCTATGGGGGAACAGACTCGATCAAATTCCTCATCCAGGCGGATGACGTCACCAGGCCGGAGAACCTCAAATGGATGGATGATTTTAGCCGTTACCTGCTGACATCGCGGGAGGATCGGACAGATGGGGCCACAAGCATTGCCACCTACATCAAAGCGGCCAACGGAGGAGAGCTGCCCGATGAGAGCACCCGGGCCAGGGAGATCATCGCCTCTCTGCCCGCATCCGTGAGCAGTGCATACATGAGCGGCCACAACCTGGCGATAATCGATGTTAATATAGGCAATGCCCAGCTCAACCTGGGAACGGAGGGGATGGAGCGGCTGGTCCGGTCTTACGAGGACGACCTGGCCTGGCATACCCCTCCGCCTGGAGTCTCAGTCCGGATCACCGGCCAGCCAGTGCTCATGACCACAGTGATGGACGCCCTGACTGATGGGAGGGTGGAGATGTCACTGCTCGGCCTCCTCCTGATCTTCCTCCTGCTTCTGCTGATCTACCGGGACCTGATCAAGGCCCTCTTGCCAGTGCTGCCCATGCTGGTGGTGATCGGCTGGATGGGGCTGGTCATGTACTACGGCGGCCTGAAGTACACCCCCCTCACAGCCACATTGGGTGCTCTCGTCCTGGGGGTGGGCTCTGAGTACGCCATCCTTATGATGGAGCGCTTCTATGAGGAGCTGGCAAATGTAGGCAACCCCTTTGACGCCCTGAAGATCACTGCCAATCGCATAGGATCGGCTCTGGTGGCATCGGGGATGGCGGTCATCTTCGGCTTTGGCGCTCTGATCGCCTCTCCCTTCAACATAATCAGCAACTTCGGAGTGGTCACAGTGATGTCGGTCGTCCTCGCCCTGGTCACCACCTTCACAGTCTTCGTGGTCCTGGCCATAAGGATGGAGGTTCAGCGTGAGGTGCTGGAGAACGCAAGACTGGAACTGAAAAGAGCAATCGCCCTGATAAATAATCAAAGATGGAGAAGGTGTAATGGAAATTAA